In Bacteroidota bacterium, the genomic window TTCACACCAAGAGGATACATCAGCTTTGAAATTATACTATCACCTTGCCAACTGTTTTCCTGAAAATTTTTAAGTTTTATTTGTGCAGAATTACTGAGTGCTACAAATCCGTAAAAATATGCTGCTGATGACCAATCTGATTCAATAGACAAACTTCTGCTTAAAATATTTTGATTGTTAATTTTTATTTTATTGTTTTGAAAAACTATGTTTACACCAAAATACTCAAGAATTGAAGCAGTCATTTCAATATATTTTAAAGAAACAGTATTGCCTAAAAGTTCAATTGATAAGCCATTCTTTAATTGAGGAGCAATCAACATTAAAGCACTTATAAACTGGCTACTAACTCCAGAATTTACTTTTATATGTCCTCCGTCAAGTTGTTTTCCAATAATTTTTAAAGGTAAAAATCCATCCTTTTTAAGATAACTAATATTTGCACCCATTTCCTTTAAAGCCTCAACCAATTCTTTAACAGGTCTTTGCTTTATCCTATCAATTCCCGTAATTTCCCATTCTCCTTTTGTAACAGAAAAATAAGCAGTAAGAAAACGCATTAGTGTTCCTGCATTTTCAACATTCACATATTTTTTGTTTTCACTTAATATATTACTTAAAAGTACAGTATCAGCAGAATTAGATACGTTTTCAATTTTAATAATTTTAAAGGCATTAATAATTAAAGCACGATTACTAATGCTTTTTGAACCAGGCAATAAAATATTACCTTTTAATATTTTAGTATTTTCATTAAAAGTAATATTTGTCATTCTCTTGTTATTTCTAAAATACTTTCTTTTATTAAAT contains:
- the aroA gene encoding 3-phosphoshikimate 1-carboxyvinyltransferase, with protein sequence MTNITFNENTKILKGNILLPGSKSISNRALIINAFKIIKIENVSNSADTVLLSNILSENKKYVNVENAGTLMRFLTAYFSVTKGEWEITGIDRIKQRPVKELVEALKEMGANISYLKKDGFLPLKIIGKQLDGGHIKVNSGVSSQFISALMLIAPQLKNGLSIELLGNTVSLKYIEMTASILEYFGVNIVFQNNKIKINNQNILSRSLSIESDWSSAAYFYGFVALSNSAQIKLKNFQENSWQGDSIISKLMYPLGVKTDFDKNSIILTKKEIDKTSVEFELTSNPDLIPTIAVVCSCLKIPFKIKGTKSLRIKESDRVAVLASELKKIGAELSVSKNEIFCKSFKDIEQKPIKIKTFNDHRIAMSFAIVAYKYKNLIIDDIDVVKKSYPEFWNDLKKIGINKN